The proteins below come from a single Papaver somniferum cultivar HN1 chromosome 11, ASM357369v1, whole genome shotgun sequence genomic window:
- the LOC113321209 gene encoding uncharacterized protein LOC113321209 → MTILRSHSRLFLRTPPPSPISNARGLKSAAVNDDILADYLEKTLQVPDLTLPESYALSNNKNENNHSHRHHIPFEINYSALKSRDEDSVRQLFQSVTELGVFRLTGHGVSAEELQSTISEADLVFRSLIKKKKKPNLSINLGSKKVIREEFFWFGSENQTDDATVAEQIGNEKYTLLSHKLDDIYDQLEVVAENVGRVLFENMNGELELEKRKDVHGRESVLCYYKFSKTHRFHGDDGSDSQRQLFDEEERKNGKSSRVHAFSLYLYVGDQKFHTERGLLSCKACSGTIVVTIKKQLEEWSQGRLKCVPGEPIVDRNIHVNPSYAIEFMYSPPSSSFLNYNSNNRRMSFISIFDQILIVMISAFLYSFFSYLSSKLK, encoded by the exons ATGACAATCTTGCGCAGTCATAGCCGTTTATTCCTAAGAACACCACCTCCATCACCAATCTCTAATGCTAGAGGGTTAAAATCAGCAGCTGTGAACGACGATATTCTAGCTGATTACTTGGAGAAAACCCTCCAAGTACCTGATTTAACTTTACCGGAATCCTATGCCTTGTCGAATAATAAAAATGAGAATAATCATTCTCATCGTCATCATATTCCGTTTGAGATCAATTATTCTGCATTAAAGTCTAGAGATGAGGATTCTGTTCGTCAACTGTTTCAATCGGTTACCGAATTAGGTGTGTTTCGACTAACCGGTCATGGAGTTTCCGCTGAAGAACTGCAGTCGACTATTAGTGAAGCTGACTTGGTTTTTCGGAgtttgataaagaagaaaaagaaacccaATTTGAGTATCAATCTTGGCTCTAAAAAGGTTATTAGAGAAGAATTCTTTTGGTTTGGATCGGAGAATCAAACGGATGATGCAACGGTAGCTGAACAAATCGGGAATGAAAAATACACGTTACTTAG CCATAAATTGGATGATATATATGATCAACTCGAAGTGGTAGCAGAGAATGTGGGTCGAGTTCTGTTTGAAAAcatgaatggtgaactagaattAGAAAAGAGAAAAGACGTCCATGGAAGAGAATCAGTTTTATGTTACTACAAATTCAGTAAAACTCATCGTTTTCATGGTGATGATGGGAGTGATTCACAACGACAGTTATTTGACGAGGAAGAGAGGAAGAATGGGAAATCCTCTAGAGTCCATGCTTTTAGTCTATACCTTTACGTTGGGGATCAAAAATTCCATACAGAAAGGGGTCTATTGTCTTGCAAAGCTTGCTCTGGAACCATTGTTGTCACCATTAAGAAACAACTTGAG GAATGGAGCCAGGGGAGGTTAAAATGTGTGCCAGGGGAACCAATTGTGGATCGAAACATCCATGTTAACCCATCTTATGCTATTGAGTTTATGTATTCACCCCCTTCGTCATCATTTCTAAATTATAACTCTAACAACAGAAGGATGAGCTTCATTTCCATATTTGATCAGATTCTGATAGTAATGATTTCTGCTTTTTTATACAGTTTCTTTTCGTATTTATCATCTAAACTAAAATAG
- the LOC113321638 gene encoding probable serine/threonine-protein kinase WNK4 isoform X2, which produces MFDHIQNQAEQREVEEGTPSSSEYGYVEIDPSGRYGRFNEVLGRGAVKTVYKAFDRENGMEVAWNQTKLNHVFESFDAIQRLYSEVHLLNTLKHDSIIHFHKFWVDTEHRTFNFITEMLTSGNLRQYIKKYKNVDVKAVKKWARQILNGLVYLHEHDPPIIHRDLKCDNIFVNGHLGQVKIGDFGFAAILRDSSHAHSVIGTPEFMAPEMFEEDYNELVDIYAFGMCVLEMLTSEYPYSECTNTTEIYYKVTKGKLPSALFRINDLEAKRFVQKCLGTASKRSRAKELLLDPFLACEEVEQLPSTPRQRNNRPYMQPSIEPTWSSNMTIIGELDPEDDDIINLKVQFANKYGRINKVEFPFNIHSDTSIDVATEMVKDLEIHDREPSEIAKMISSFVPEWKDWDLQDQNHPSDDVDDHHSYSYVDDDDENNGSNHQPHPFYKFSSCSSSETSLSGLLPPSATHIPYREYTQSAAFGSDWHQDDDDDASSQCSIHSGMYSNINYQSASELQGQLLMTPKGATTRFCPETTGNEKLHLGSESHYQPEFAYPMAYQNRARLTKNKSYVDLRSQSLHRSVVDEVNRRRLFKTVGAVENIGFQSPSDQVASTPSSSKDKKVSSTGVTVGALENIGWRTPRDQFIASTSSLSKGKMKASPTGVTIGAVENIGRQTPSDPLASISSSSKGKMKMSNTGIGWFGKKKK; this is translated from the exons ATGTTTGATCACATTCAAAATCAGGCAGAGCAAAGAGAAGTAGAAGAAGGTACGCCGTCATCATCAGAGTATGGATACGTAGAAATTGATCCCTCCGGTCGGTATGGACGT TTTAATGAAGTACTGGGGAGAGGAGCTGTGAAAACAGTGTACAAAGCATTCGATAGAGAGAATGGAATGGAAGTTGCGTGGAACCAAACTAAACTTAACCACGTATTTGAATCATTTGATGCAATACAGAGACTCTACTCTGAGGTTCATCTACTCAATACTCTCAAACATGACTCCATCATTCACTTCCACAAATTTTGGGTTGACACCGAGCATCGAACATTCAACTTTATCACCGAAATGCTTACTTCTGGTAATCTCAGACA GTACATAAAGAAATACAAGAATGTTGATGTTAAAGCTGTTAAGAAATGGGCTCGTCAAATATTGAATGGACTTGTTTATCTTCATGAACATGATCCCCCAATTATTCATAGAGACCTCAAATGTGATAATATATTCGTTAATGGGCATCTTGGCCAAGTTAAAATTGGTGATTTCGGCTTTGCTGCAATCCTTCGCGATTCTTCTCATGCTCATAGTGTCATAG GTACACCAGAGTTCATGGCACCAGAGATGTTCGAAGAAGATTACAATGAGTTAGTAGACATCTACGCGTTCGGAATGTGTGTATTAGAGATGCTTACTTCTGAGTACCCTTACAGCGAGTGTACAAACACTACAGAAATCTACTACAAAGTTACAAAG GGGAAGTTGCCAAGTGCGTTATTCAGGATAAATGACCTTGAAGCCAAGCGTTTTGTCCAGAAATGTTTAGGTACGGCTTCAAAGAGGTCACGAGCTAAAGAACTCTTGCTTGATCCTTTTCTTGCATGCGAGGAAGTGGAGCAGTTGCCTAGTACTCCAAGACAGAGAAACAACCGACCCTACATGCAGCCGTCGATCGAACCTACTTGGAGTAGTAACATGACAATTATAGGGGAACTCGACCCCGAAGACGATGATATTATAAATCTCAAAGTACAGTTCGCTAACAAATATG GTCGTATCAACAAGGTCGAATTTCCTTTCAATATCCATAGTGATACTTCAATTGATGTCGCAACTGAAATGGTGAAAGACCTAGAGATCCATGATCGAGAGCCGTCAGAGATTGCTAAAATGATTTCATCCTTCGTTCCAGAATGGAAGGACTGGGACCTTCAAGACCAAAACCATCCTAGTGATGATGTCGATGATCACCACAGTTATAGTTATGTAGATGATGATGACGAAAACAATGGGTCTAACCACCAACCCCATCCGTTTTACAAattttcttcatgttcttcttctgAGACCTCCCTTTCCGGTCTACTACCTCCGAGTGCGACTCACATTCCTTACAGAGAATACACTCAGAGTGCAGCTTTCGGCTCTGACTGGCACCAAG atgatgatgatgatgccagCTCACAATGCTCCATACACTCAGGAATGTACTCGAACATAAATTATCAATCAGCCAGCGAATTACAAGGTCAACTGTTAATGACACCCAAAGGTGCAACAACAAGATTCTGTCCAGAAACAACCGGTAACGAAAAGCTACATTTGGGAAGTGAAAGTCATTACCAACCAGAGTTCGCTTATCCAATGGCTTACCAAAACCGTGCCCGGCTAACAAAGAATAAATCATATGTTGACTTGAGAAGCCAATCGTTACACCGCTCAGTGGTTGATGAGGTTAACAGAAGAAGGTTGTTTAAGACGGTTGGAGCAGTTGAGAACATTGGATTTCAATCTCCCAGTGATCAAGTTGCTTCAACGCCCTCATCATCAAAGGACAAGAAGGTGTCGTCCACAGGCGTGACGGTTGGAGCACTTGAGAACATTGGATGGCGAACACCGAGGGATCAATTTATTGCTTCAACATCCTCATTATCAAAGGGTAAGATGAAGGCGTCACCCACAGGCGTGACAATTGGAGCAGTTGAGAACATCGGACGACAAACACCAAGCGATCCATTAGCTTCAATATCCTCATCATCGAAGGGTAAGATGAAGATGTCAAACACAGGCATTGGTTGGTTtggtaaaaagaagaaataa
- the LOC113321638 gene encoding probable serine/threonine-protein kinase WNK4 isoform X1: protein MFDHIQNQAEQREVEEGTPSSSEYGYVEIDPSGRYGRFNEVLGRGAVKTVYKAFDRENGMEVAWNQTKLNHVFESFDAIQRLYSEVHLLNTLKHDSIIHFHKFWVDTEHRTFNFITEMLTSGNLRQYIKKYKNVDVKAVKKWARQILNGLVYLHEHDPPIIHRDLKCDNIFVNGHLGQVKIGDFGFAAILRDSSHAHSVIGTPEFMAPEMFEEDYNELVDIYAFGMCVLEMLTSEYPYSECTNTTEIYYKVTKGKLPSALFRINDLEAKRFVQKCLGTASKRSRAKELLLDPFLACEEVEQLPSTPRQRNNRPYMQPSIEPTWSSNMTIIGELDPEDDDIINLKVQFANKYGRINKVEFPFNIHSDTSIDVATEMVKDLEIHDREPSEIAKMISSFVPEWKDWDLQDQNHPSDDVDDHHSYSYVDDDDENNGSNHQPHPFYKFSSCSSSETSLSGLLPPSATHIPYREYTQSAAFGSDWHQDDDDDDASSQCSIHSGMYSNINYQSASELQGQLLMTPKGATTRFCPETTGNEKLHLGSESHYQPEFAYPMAYQNRARLTKNKSYVDLRSQSLHRSVVDEVNRRRLFKTVGAVENIGFQSPSDQVASTPSSSKDKKVSSTGVTVGALENIGWRTPRDQFIASTSSLSKGKMKASPTGVTIGAVENIGRQTPSDPLASISSSSKGKMKMSNTGIGWFGKKKK from the exons ATGTTTGATCACATTCAAAATCAGGCAGAGCAAAGAGAAGTAGAAGAAGGTACGCCGTCATCATCAGAGTATGGATACGTAGAAATTGATCCCTCCGGTCGGTATGGACGT TTTAATGAAGTACTGGGGAGAGGAGCTGTGAAAACAGTGTACAAAGCATTCGATAGAGAGAATGGAATGGAAGTTGCGTGGAACCAAACTAAACTTAACCACGTATTTGAATCATTTGATGCAATACAGAGACTCTACTCTGAGGTTCATCTACTCAATACTCTCAAACATGACTCCATCATTCACTTCCACAAATTTTGGGTTGACACCGAGCATCGAACATTCAACTTTATCACCGAAATGCTTACTTCTGGTAATCTCAGACA GTACATAAAGAAATACAAGAATGTTGATGTTAAAGCTGTTAAGAAATGGGCTCGTCAAATATTGAATGGACTTGTTTATCTTCATGAACATGATCCCCCAATTATTCATAGAGACCTCAAATGTGATAATATATTCGTTAATGGGCATCTTGGCCAAGTTAAAATTGGTGATTTCGGCTTTGCTGCAATCCTTCGCGATTCTTCTCATGCTCATAGTGTCATAG GTACACCAGAGTTCATGGCACCAGAGATGTTCGAAGAAGATTACAATGAGTTAGTAGACATCTACGCGTTCGGAATGTGTGTATTAGAGATGCTTACTTCTGAGTACCCTTACAGCGAGTGTACAAACACTACAGAAATCTACTACAAAGTTACAAAG GGGAAGTTGCCAAGTGCGTTATTCAGGATAAATGACCTTGAAGCCAAGCGTTTTGTCCAGAAATGTTTAGGTACGGCTTCAAAGAGGTCACGAGCTAAAGAACTCTTGCTTGATCCTTTTCTTGCATGCGAGGAAGTGGAGCAGTTGCCTAGTACTCCAAGACAGAGAAACAACCGACCCTACATGCAGCCGTCGATCGAACCTACTTGGAGTAGTAACATGACAATTATAGGGGAACTCGACCCCGAAGACGATGATATTATAAATCTCAAAGTACAGTTCGCTAACAAATATG GTCGTATCAACAAGGTCGAATTTCCTTTCAATATCCATAGTGATACTTCAATTGATGTCGCAACTGAAATGGTGAAAGACCTAGAGATCCATGATCGAGAGCCGTCAGAGATTGCTAAAATGATTTCATCCTTCGTTCCAGAATGGAAGGACTGGGACCTTCAAGACCAAAACCATCCTAGTGATGATGTCGATGATCACCACAGTTATAGTTATGTAGATGATGATGACGAAAACAATGGGTCTAACCACCAACCCCATCCGTTTTACAAattttcttcatgttcttcttctgAGACCTCCCTTTCCGGTCTACTACCTCCGAGTGCGACTCACATTCCTTACAGAGAATACACTCAGAGTGCAGCTTTCGGCTCTGACTGGCACCAAG atgatgatgatgatgatgccagCTCACAATGCTCCATACACTCAGGAATGTACTCGAACATAAATTATCAATCAGCCAGCGAATTACAAGGTCAACTGTTAATGACACCCAAAGGTGCAACAACAAGATTCTGTCCAGAAACAACCGGTAACGAAAAGCTACATTTGGGAAGTGAAAGTCATTACCAACCAGAGTTCGCTTATCCAATGGCTTACCAAAACCGTGCCCGGCTAACAAAGAATAAATCATATGTTGACTTGAGAAGCCAATCGTTACACCGCTCAGTGGTTGATGAGGTTAACAGAAGAAGGTTGTTTAAGACGGTTGGAGCAGTTGAGAACATTGGATTTCAATCTCCCAGTGATCAAGTTGCTTCAACGCCCTCATCATCAAAGGACAAGAAGGTGTCGTCCACAGGCGTGACGGTTGGAGCACTTGAGAACATTGGATGGCGAACACCGAGGGATCAATTTATTGCTTCAACATCCTCATTATCAAAGGGTAAGATGAAGGCGTCACCCACAGGCGTGACAATTGGAGCAGTTGAGAACATCGGACGACAAACACCAAGCGATCCATTAGCTTCAATATCCTCATCATCGAAGGGTAAGATGAAGATGTCAAACACAGGCATTGGTTGGTTtggtaaaaagaagaaataa